A single Tenacibaculum sp. 190524A02b DNA region contains:
- a CDS encoding helix-turn-helix domain-containing protein has product MKEQRYLVVSEGDLPSLAKLLIQYIQEFKGNSNEKVWLTQKEAESMLNLKTSAMANLRHSGVIEFSQPTRKVILYKRESLLNYLEKHSKKPF; this is encoded by the coding sequence ATGAAGGAGCAACGATATTTAGTAGTAAGTGAAGGGGATTTACCTTCACTTGCTAAGCTCCTGATACAATACATTCAGGAATTCAAAGGAAACTCAAATGAGAAAGTATGGCTAACACAAAAGGAAGCAGAAAGCATGCTCAATTTAAAAACGTCAGCTATGGCGAATTTAAGGCACAGCGGAGTCATAGAATTTTCACAACCTACAAGAAAAGTAATACTCTATAAAAGGGAATCCCTTTTAAATTATTTGGAAAAACATTCAAAAAAACCTTTTTAG